Proteins encoded by one window of Vigna radiata var. radiata cultivar VC1973A chromosome 5, Vradiata_ver6, whole genome shotgun sequence:
- the LOC106762750 gene encoding SUN domain-containing protein 4 isoform X1: protein MQRSRKALLERRAVEKKATNGRNYLYKISLSLVFVLWGLVFLFSLWISCGYGYGDGCREVPVGVSNWHEDEHKQCKNSNSADEYLTKETDDTYTPSGTFSSDVAKSNGFIVNSISSGESISNVAPRDKENYISPKIEEHEVERSESSVKLQNDVHKSNHLSQAMPLGLDEFKSRAIGSKIKSGTSPHGNVIHRLEPGGAEYNYASAAKGAKVLASNKEARGASDILSRNKDKYLRNPCSSEEKFVVIELSEETLVKTIEIANFEHHSSNFKDFELHGSLVFPTDSWIFLGNFTASNVKQAQRFVLQEQKWVRYLKLNLQSHYGSEFYCTLSIVEVYGVDAIERMLEDLIYTQDKPFVSGEGNGEKRVAPSILANAEDSGDVQQNTFRGINPDSTSEISSENKESVIVNSNVPDPVEEIRQQVGRMPGDTVLKILMQKVRYLDLNLSVLEQYMEDLNSRYVSIFKEYGKDMGEKDLLLQKIKEEIRRFLEQQDVMMKELSDLDSWKSHISVQLDHVLRDNAVLRSEVEKVRENQVSMENKSVVVFSVCVIFSVLAILRLSLDMIMSIYRVFFSFERTITTSRKFFQGFSSWFLILLSCSIIIFTLTL, encoded by the exons ATGGGTGTAGAGAAGTTCCAGTTGGTGTATCAAATTGGCATGAAGATGAACacaaacaatgtaaaaactCTAACTCTGCTGATGAATATTTGACTAAAGAGACAGATGACACCTATACTCCTTCTGGGACTTTCTCCTCTGATGTTGCCAAATCCAATGGTTTTATTGTCAATTCAATTTCCAGTGGAGAAAGTATAAGCAATGTTGCACCGCGTGACAAAGAAAATTACATTTCTCCTAAGATAGAGGAGCATGAAGTTGAGAGATCTGAATCTTCCGTGAAACTTCAAAATGATGTGCACAAGAGCAATCACTTGTCTCAGGCAATGCCTCTTGGTCTTGACGAATTCAAAAGTAGAGCAATCGGTTCTAAAATTAAGTCTGGCACTAGTCCGCATGGAAATGTAATACATAGATTAGAGCCTGGTGGTGCAGAATACAATTATGCTTCCGCAGCAAAGGGAGCAAAGGTTCTAGCTTCGAACAAAGAAGCCAGAGGTGCCTCTGATATCCTAAGCAGAAACAAAGACAAATATCTCCGTAATCCGTGTTCTTCAGAAGAGAAATTTGTTGTTATAGAACTTTCAGAAGAAACCTTGGTAAAAACAATAGAAATAGCTAATTTTGAGCACCATTCTTCCAATTTCAAAGATTTTGAATTACATGGCAGTTTGGTCTTCCCAACAGACAGTTGGATATTTCTCGGGAACTTCACGGCCTCAAATGTGAAGCAGGCTCAAAGGTTTGTTCTTCAGGAGCAAAAATGGGTGAGATATCTAAAATTGAACCTTCAAAGCCACTATGGTTCAGAATTCTATTGCACACTTAGCATTGTTGAAGTTTATGGGGTGGATGCCATTGAGAGAATGCTGGAGGATTTGATATATACTCAAGATAAACCATTTGTGTCTGGGGAAGGTAATGGTGAGAAGAGGGTAGCACCATCCATCCTTGCTAACGCTGAAGATTCTGGTGATGTTCAACAAAATACTTTCAGAGGGATCAATCCTGATTCTACTTCAGAAATCTCTTCTGAAAACAAAGAATCTGTAATTGTGAACAGTAATGTTCCTGATCCAGTTGAAgaaatccgtcaacaagttggCCGGATGCCTGGGGATACTGTTCTCAAGATTCTGATGCAGAAAGTTCGCTACCTAGACTTAAATTTGTCTGTTTTGGAGCAGTATATGGAGGACTTGAATTCCAGATATGTCAGTATTTTCAAAGAGTACGGCAAAGACATGGGAGAAAAAGATCTACTTCTACAGAAGATCAAAGAAGAAATCAGGCGTTTCCTTGAACAACAAGATGTTATG ATGAAAGAACTTAGTGATCTTGATTCGTGGAAGTCCCATATTTCTGTGCAACTGGATCATGTACTCAGGGACAATGCTGTTTTAAG GTCTGAGGTTGAAAAAGTCAGGGAAAATCAAGTGTCAATGGAGAACAAGAGTGTGGTTGTGTTTTCTGTGTGTGTTATTTTTTCAGTTCTTGCTATATTACGGCTATCATTAGatatgattatgagcatctatAGAGTGTTCTTCAGTTTTGAAAGAACAATAACAACCTCCAGGAAATTTTTCCAAGGGTTCTCTTCCTGGTTTCTCATATTACTCAGTTGTAGCATCATTATTTTCACATTAACTTTATGA
- the LOC106762750 gene encoding SUN domain-containing protein 3 isoform X2, which yields MDKLWLWLWSGESISNVAPRDKENYISPKIEEHEVERSESSVKLQNDVHKSNHLSQAMPLGLDEFKSRAIGSKIKSGTSPHGNVIHRLEPGGAEYNYASAAKGAKVLASNKEARGASDILSRNKDKYLRNPCSSEEKFVVIELSEETLVKTIEIANFEHHSSNFKDFELHGSLVFPTDSWIFLGNFTASNVKQAQRFVLQEQKWVRYLKLNLQSHYGSEFYCTLSIVEVYGVDAIERMLEDLIYTQDKPFVSGEGNGEKRVAPSILANAEDSGDVQQNTFRGINPDSTSEISSENKESVIVNSNVPDPVEEIRQQVGRMPGDTVLKILMQKVRYLDLNLSVLEQYMEDLNSRYVSIFKEYGKDMGEKDLLLQKIKEEIRRFLEQQDVMMKELSDLDSWKSHISVQLDHVLRDNAVLRSEVEKVRENQVSMENKSVVVFSVCVIFSVLAILRLSLDMIMSIYRVFFSFERTITTSRKFFQGFSSWFLILLSCSIIIFTLTL from the exons TGGAGAAAGTATAAGCAATGTTGCACCGCGTGACAAAGAAAATTACATTTCTCCTAAGATAGAGGAGCATGAAGTTGAGAGATCTGAATCTTCCGTGAAACTTCAAAATGATGTGCACAAGAGCAATCACTTGTCTCAGGCAATGCCTCTTGGTCTTGACGAATTCAAAAGTAGAGCAATCGGTTCTAAAATTAAGTCTGGCACTAGTCCGCATGGAAATGTAATACATAGATTAGAGCCTGGTGGTGCAGAATACAATTATGCTTCCGCAGCAAAGGGAGCAAAGGTTCTAGCTTCGAACAAAGAAGCCAGAGGTGCCTCTGATATCCTAAGCAGAAACAAAGACAAATATCTCCGTAATCCGTGTTCTTCAGAAGAGAAATTTGTTGTTATAGAACTTTCAGAAGAAACCTTGGTAAAAACAATAGAAATAGCTAATTTTGAGCACCATTCTTCCAATTTCAAAGATTTTGAATTACATGGCAGTTTGGTCTTCCCAACAGACAGTTGGATATTTCTCGGGAACTTCACGGCCTCAAATGTGAAGCAGGCTCAAAGGTTTGTTCTTCAGGAGCAAAAATGGGTGAGATATCTAAAATTGAACCTTCAAAGCCACTATGGTTCAGAATTCTATTGCACACTTAGCATTGTTGAAGTTTATGGGGTGGATGCCATTGAGAGAATGCTGGAGGATTTGATATATACTCAAGATAAACCATTTGTGTCTGGGGAAGGTAATGGTGAGAAGAGGGTAGCACCATCCATCCTTGCTAACGCTGAAGATTCTGGTGATGTTCAACAAAATACTTTCAGAGGGATCAATCCTGATTCTACTTCAGAAATCTCTTCTGAAAACAAAGAATCTGTAATTGTGAACAGTAATGTTCCTGATCCAGTTGAAgaaatccgtcaacaagttggCCGGATGCCTGGGGATACTGTTCTCAAGATTCTGATGCAGAAAGTTCGCTACCTAGACTTAAATTTGTCTGTTTTGGAGCAGTATATGGAGGACTTGAATTCCAGATATGTCAGTATTTTCAAAGAGTACGGCAAAGACATGGGAGAAAAAGATCTACTTCTACAGAAGATCAAAGAAGAAATCAGGCGTTTCCTTGAACAACAAGATGTTATG ATGAAAGAACTTAGTGATCTTGATTCGTGGAAGTCCCATATTTCTGTGCAACTGGATCATGTACTCAGGGACAATGCTGTTTTAAG GTCTGAGGTTGAAAAAGTCAGGGAAAATCAAGTGTCAATGGAGAACAAGAGTGTGGTTGTGTTTTCTGTGTGTGTTATTTTTTCAGTTCTTGCTATATTACGGCTATCATTAGatatgattatgagcatctatAGAGTGTTCTTCAGTTTTGAAAGAACAATAACAACCTCCAGGAAATTTTTCCAAGGGTTCTCTTCCTGGTTTCTCATATTACTCAGTTGTAGCATCATTATTTTCACATTAACTTTATGA
- the LOC106762335 gene encoding probable sucrose-phosphate synthase 4 isoform X1 has translation MAAVNEWLNGYLEAILDVGSSVRKKKKNDDKVKIAKFEEDNNDARVEKLFNPTTKYFVEEVVNSFDEHDLYRTWVKVTATRNSRERSNRMENMCWRIWHLTRRKKQIAWDDAQKLARRRLDREKGRNDAANDLSELSEGEKEKGDANNNGLEPHVKDDISRISSEMQLWSEDDNSRNLYIVLISIHGLVRGDNMELGRDSDTGGQVKYVVELARALANTKGIYRVDLLTRQIASPGEVDSSYGEPIEMLSCPSDGSDCGGAYIIRLPCGPRDKYIPKESLWPHLPEFVDGSLSHIVNMARVLGEQVNGGKPTWPYVIHGHYADAGEVAAHLSGALNVPMVLTGHSLGRNKFEQLLKQGRLSREAINATYKIMRRIEAEEFSVDAAEMVVTSTRQEIEEQWGLYDGYDLKLERKLRVRRRRGVSCLGRHMPRMVVIPPGMDFSYVTTQDTVEGEGDLKSLIGSNRAQSKMNLPPIWSEIMRFFTNPHKPTILALSRPDPKKNVMTLLKAFGECQALRKLANLTLILGNRDDIEEMSNSSSTVLTMVLKLIDKYDLYGQVAYPKHHKQSEVPEIYRLAAKTKGVFINPALVEPFGLTLIEAAAYGLPVVATKNGGPVDILKALNNGLLIDPHDQKAIEEALLKLVADKNLWLECRKNGLKNIHRFSWPEHCRNYLSHVEHGRNRRSTSLLEITPIAEEPTSDSLKDVEDISFRFSTEGDSKLNGETDPAARQKQIIEAIISRVSSTGNSNNSYFPGRRESLVVVAADCYDNDGNLAKAFQTIILNVMKVVRPGRIGVVLLTGLSLQETIEALNSCQVNIEEFDAVVCNSGSEMYYPWKDLMADADYEAHVEYAWPGENISSTIPRLARIDDEEENDIVEYASACSSRCLSYSLKPEAKTRKIDELRQRLRMRGLRCNLVYTHAGVRLNVVPLFASRKQALRYLSVRWGIDLAKVVVFVGEKGDTDYEELMAGIQKTVVLRGAVECGSERLLRSEDSYKREDVFFQDSPNIVYAEMSYEDCDISAVLKHLKLS, from the exons ATGGCTGCTGTGAATGAATGGCTAAATGGTTATTTGGAGGCCATATTGGACGTGGGAAGCagtgtgaggaagaagaagaagaatgatgaTAAAGTGAAGATTGCAAAGTTTGAAGAAGATAATAATGATGCGAGGGTAGAAAAGTTGTTTAATCCCACCACCAAGTACTTTGTTGAAGAAGTTGTCAATAGCTTTGATGAACATGACCTCTACAGAACCTGGGTTAAG GTAACAGCTACAAGGAATAGCCGTGAGCGTAGTAACAGAATGGAGAATATGTGCTGGCGCATATGGCATCTCACTCGTAGAAAGAAACAA ATTGCATGGGATGATGCTCAAAAGCTTGCAAGAAGGCGTCTTGATCGGGAAAAAGGGCGTAATGATGCTGCAAATGACCTTTCTGAGCTCTCAGAaggtgagaaagaaaaaggtgatGCCAATAATAATGGTTTGGAACCTCATGTCAAGGATGATATTTCCAGAATCAGTTCTGAAATGCAACTTTGGTCGGAAGATGATAACTCTAGGAACCTTTATATTGTCCTAATCAG TATTCATGGTTTGGTACGAGGCGATAATATGGAACTTGGGAGAGATTCTGATACTGGTGGTCAG GTGAAATATGTAGTGGAACTTGCTCGTGCTCTAGCCAACACAAAAGGAATTTACCGTGTTGATCTATTGACCAGACAAATAGCTTCACCAGGAGAAGTGGACTCCAGCTATGGAGAGCCTATTGAGATGTTGTCTTGCCCCTCTGATGGCAGTGACTGTGGAGGAGCATATATCATTCGTCTTCCTTGTGGACCTCGTGATAA GTACAtaccaaaagaatccctttGGCCACACTTACCTGAATTTGTGGATGGTTCTCTGAGTCACATTGTGAACATGGCAAGAGTTTTGGGGGAGCAAGTGAATGGTGGAAAGCCAACATGGCCTTATGTCATCCATGGCCACTATGCTGATGCTGGGGAGGTAGCAGCACACTTATCTGGTGCATTGAATGTGCCTATGGTGCTCACCGGTCACTCGTTAGGCCGGAACAAGTTTGAGCAGTTGCTGAAGCAAGGGAGGCTCTCTAGGGAGGCCATAAATGCAACCTACAAGATCATGAGGAGGATTGAGGCTGAGGAGTTCAGTGTGGATGCTGCTGAAATGGTTGTCACTAGCACAAGGCAAGAGATTGAAGAGCAATGGGGACTGTATGATGGGTATGATCTCAAGTTAGAGAGGAAGCTTAGAGTCAGGAGAAGACGTGGAGTGAGTTGCCTTGGAAGACACATGCCAAGGATGGTG GTCATTCCACCAGGCATGGACTTCAGCTATgtcacaacacaagacacaGTGGAAGGTGAGGGGGATCTCAAGTCACTCATTGGATCTAACAGAGCTCAAAGCAAAATGAACTTGCCTCCAATTTGGTCTGAG ATAATGAGATTTTTCACAAATCCTCACAAACCAACAATATTAGCCTTGTCACGCCCTGACCCTAAGAAAAATGTCATGACTTTGCTCAAGGCCTTTGGGGAATGCCAAGCCCTAAGGAAACTAGCTAACTTG ACCCTCATACTTGGCAACAGAGATGACATAGAAGAAATGTCTAACAGCAGCTCTACTGTTCTTACCATGGTACTCAAGCTCATTGACAAGTATGATTTGTATGGTCAGGTTGCTTACCCCAAACATCACAAGCAATCTGAAGTTCCAGAGATATATCGTCTGGCTGCAAAGACAAAG GGAGTTTTTATCAACCCTGCCCTGGTAGAACCATTTGGTCTTACACTAATAGAG GCAGCAGCTTATGGTTTACCTGTTGTTGCAACAAAAAATGGAGGGCCAGTGGATATTCTGAAG GCACTCAACAATGGACTCTTGATTGATCCACATGACCAGAAAGCCATAGAAGAGGCACTCCTAAAGCTTGTTGCAGACAAAAATCTTTGGCTAGAATGCCGCAAAAACGGCCTAAAAAACATCCATCGTTTTTCATGGCCTGAACACTGCCGCAACTACCTCTCCCATGTTGAACATGGCAGGAACCGCCGCTCCACCTCCCTCTTGGAAATTACACCAATTGCTGAAGAACCAACAAGTGACTCGTTGAAAGATGTAGAAGACATTTCTTTTAGATTCTCCACGGAAGGGGACTCCAAGCTGAACGGAGAGACGGACCCTGCAGCAAGGCAGAAACAGATTATTGAAGCAATCATTAGCAGGGTCTCTTCCACTGGCAATTCTAACAACAGTTACTTCCCTGGTAGGAGGGAAAGTCTTGTGGTAGTAGCTGCTGATTGTTATGATAATGATGGAAACTTGGCTAAGGCTTTTCAGACCATCATATTGAATGTAATGAAAGTCGTGCGACCAGGCAGAATCGGTGTGGTGCTGCTTACTGGTTTAAGTTTACAAGAGACAATTGAAGCATTGAACAGCTGCCAAGTGAACATAGAGGAATTTGATGCTGTGGTTTGCAACAGTGGAAGTGAAATGTATTATCCATGGAAAGATTTAATGGCCGATGCTGATTATGAGGCCCATGTTGAGTATGCTTGGCCAGGTGAGAATATTAGCTCAACAATACCAAGGCTTGCTAGAattgatgatgaagaggagAACGACATTGTAGAGTATGCAAGTGCTTGCAGTTCAAGGTGCTTATCCTATAGTTTGAAACCAGAAGCCAAG ACCCGGAAGATAGATGAGCTGCGGCAAAGGCTTCGAATGAGAGGCTTACGTTGTAACCTTGTCTACACGCATGCAGGAGTGAGATTGAATGTGGTACCACTGTTTGCTTCAAGAAAGCAAGCACTAAG GTACCTGTCGGTTAGGTGGGGGATTGATCTAGCGAAAGTGGTTGTATTTGTGGGAGAAAAAGGAGATACAGATTATGAAGAACTCATGGCTGGCATACAGAAGACAGTTGTTCTGAGAGGGGCTGTTGAATGTGGCAGTGAAAGGCTTCTTCGGAGCGAAGACAGTTACAAAAGAGAAGATGTGTTCTTCCAAGATAGCCCCAACATTGTTTATGCAGAGATGAGCTATGAGGACTGTGATATTTCAGCAGTTCTGAAGCATCTCAAACTATCATGA
- the LOC106762335 gene encoding probable sucrose-phosphate synthase 4 isoform X2, whose amino-acid sequence MAAVNEWLNGYLEAILDVGSSVRKKKKNDDKVKIAKFEEDNNDARVEKLFNPTTKYFVEEVVNSFDEHDLYRTWVKIAWDDAQKLARRRLDREKGRNDAANDLSELSEGEKEKGDANNNGLEPHVKDDISRISSEMQLWSEDDNSRNLYIVLISIHGLVRGDNMELGRDSDTGGQVKYVVELARALANTKGIYRVDLLTRQIASPGEVDSSYGEPIEMLSCPSDGSDCGGAYIIRLPCGPRDKYIPKESLWPHLPEFVDGSLSHIVNMARVLGEQVNGGKPTWPYVIHGHYADAGEVAAHLSGALNVPMVLTGHSLGRNKFEQLLKQGRLSREAINATYKIMRRIEAEEFSVDAAEMVVTSTRQEIEEQWGLYDGYDLKLERKLRVRRRRGVSCLGRHMPRMVVIPPGMDFSYVTTQDTVEGEGDLKSLIGSNRAQSKMNLPPIWSEIMRFFTNPHKPTILALSRPDPKKNVMTLLKAFGECQALRKLANLTLILGNRDDIEEMSNSSSTVLTMVLKLIDKYDLYGQVAYPKHHKQSEVPEIYRLAAKTKGVFINPALVEPFGLTLIEAAAYGLPVVATKNGGPVDILKALNNGLLIDPHDQKAIEEALLKLVADKNLWLECRKNGLKNIHRFSWPEHCRNYLSHVEHGRNRRSTSLLEITPIAEEPTSDSLKDVEDISFRFSTEGDSKLNGETDPAARQKQIIEAIISRVSSTGNSNNSYFPGRRESLVVVAADCYDNDGNLAKAFQTIILNVMKVVRPGRIGVVLLTGLSLQETIEALNSCQVNIEEFDAVVCNSGSEMYYPWKDLMADADYEAHVEYAWPGENISSTIPRLARIDDEEENDIVEYASACSSRCLSYSLKPEAKTRKIDELRQRLRMRGLRCNLVYTHAGVRLNVVPLFASRKQALRYLSVRWGIDLAKVVVFVGEKGDTDYEELMAGIQKTVVLRGAVECGSERLLRSEDSYKREDVFFQDSPNIVYAEMSYEDCDISAVLKHLKLS is encoded by the exons ATGGCTGCTGTGAATGAATGGCTAAATGGTTATTTGGAGGCCATATTGGACGTGGGAAGCagtgtgaggaagaagaagaagaatgatgaTAAAGTGAAGATTGCAAAGTTTGAAGAAGATAATAATGATGCGAGGGTAGAAAAGTTGTTTAATCCCACCACCAAGTACTTTGTTGAAGAAGTTGTCAATAGCTTTGATGAACATGACCTCTACAGAACCTGGGTTAAG ATTGCATGGGATGATGCTCAAAAGCTTGCAAGAAGGCGTCTTGATCGGGAAAAAGGGCGTAATGATGCTGCAAATGACCTTTCTGAGCTCTCAGAaggtgagaaagaaaaaggtgatGCCAATAATAATGGTTTGGAACCTCATGTCAAGGATGATATTTCCAGAATCAGTTCTGAAATGCAACTTTGGTCGGAAGATGATAACTCTAGGAACCTTTATATTGTCCTAATCAG TATTCATGGTTTGGTACGAGGCGATAATATGGAACTTGGGAGAGATTCTGATACTGGTGGTCAG GTGAAATATGTAGTGGAACTTGCTCGTGCTCTAGCCAACACAAAAGGAATTTACCGTGTTGATCTATTGACCAGACAAATAGCTTCACCAGGAGAAGTGGACTCCAGCTATGGAGAGCCTATTGAGATGTTGTCTTGCCCCTCTGATGGCAGTGACTGTGGAGGAGCATATATCATTCGTCTTCCTTGTGGACCTCGTGATAA GTACAtaccaaaagaatccctttGGCCACACTTACCTGAATTTGTGGATGGTTCTCTGAGTCACATTGTGAACATGGCAAGAGTTTTGGGGGAGCAAGTGAATGGTGGAAAGCCAACATGGCCTTATGTCATCCATGGCCACTATGCTGATGCTGGGGAGGTAGCAGCACACTTATCTGGTGCATTGAATGTGCCTATGGTGCTCACCGGTCACTCGTTAGGCCGGAACAAGTTTGAGCAGTTGCTGAAGCAAGGGAGGCTCTCTAGGGAGGCCATAAATGCAACCTACAAGATCATGAGGAGGATTGAGGCTGAGGAGTTCAGTGTGGATGCTGCTGAAATGGTTGTCACTAGCACAAGGCAAGAGATTGAAGAGCAATGGGGACTGTATGATGGGTATGATCTCAAGTTAGAGAGGAAGCTTAGAGTCAGGAGAAGACGTGGAGTGAGTTGCCTTGGAAGACACATGCCAAGGATGGTG GTCATTCCACCAGGCATGGACTTCAGCTATgtcacaacacaagacacaGTGGAAGGTGAGGGGGATCTCAAGTCACTCATTGGATCTAACAGAGCTCAAAGCAAAATGAACTTGCCTCCAATTTGGTCTGAG ATAATGAGATTTTTCACAAATCCTCACAAACCAACAATATTAGCCTTGTCACGCCCTGACCCTAAGAAAAATGTCATGACTTTGCTCAAGGCCTTTGGGGAATGCCAAGCCCTAAGGAAACTAGCTAACTTG ACCCTCATACTTGGCAACAGAGATGACATAGAAGAAATGTCTAACAGCAGCTCTACTGTTCTTACCATGGTACTCAAGCTCATTGACAAGTATGATTTGTATGGTCAGGTTGCTTACCCCAAACATCACAAGCAATCTGAAGTTCCAGAGATATATCGTCTGGCTGCAAAGACAAAG GGAGTTTTTATCAACCCTGCCCTGGTAGAACCATTTGGTCTTACACTAATAGAG GCAGCAGCTTATGGTTTACCTGTTGTTGCAACAAAAAATGGAGGGCCAGTGGATATTCTGAAG GCACTCAACAATGGACTCTTGATTGATCCACATGACCAGAAAGCCATAGAAGAGGCACTCCTAAAGCTTGTTGCAGACAAAAATCTTTGGCTAGAATGCCGCAAAAACGGCCTAAAAAACATCCATCGTTTTTCATGGCCTGAACACTGCCGCAACTACCTCTCCCATGTTGAACATGGCAGGAACCGCCGCTCCACCTCCCTCTTGGAAATTACACCAATTGCTGAAGAACCAACAAGTGACTCGTTGAAAGATGTAGAAGACATTTCTTTTAGATTCTCCACGGAAGGGGACTCCAAGCTGAACGGAGAGACGGACCCTGCAGCAAGGCAGAAACAGATTATTGAAGCAATCATTAGCAGGGTCTCTTCCACTGGCAATTCTAACAACAGTTACTTCCCTGGTAGGAGGGAAAGTCTTGTGGTAGTAGCTGCTGATTGTTATGATAATGATGGAAACTTGGCTAAGGCTTTTCAGACCATCATATTGAATGTAATGAAAGTCGTGCGACCAGGCAGAATCGGTGTGGTGCTGCTTACTGGTTTAAGTTTACAAGAGACAATTGAAGCATTGAACAGCTGCCAAGTGAACATAGAGGAATTTGATGCTGTGGTTTGCAACAGTGGAAGTGAAATGTATTATCCATGGAAAGATTTAATGGCCGATGCTGATTATGAGGCCCATGTTGAGTATGCTTGGCCAGGTGAGAATATTAGCTCAACAATACCAAGGCTTGCTAGAattgatgatgaagaggagAACGACATTGTAGAGTATGCAAGTGCTTGCAGTTCAAGGTGCTTATCCTATAGTTTGAAACCAGAAGCCAAG ACCCGGAAGATAGATGAGCTGCGGCAAAGGCTTCGAATGAGAGGCTTACGTTGTAACCTTGTCTACACGCATGCAGGAGTGAGATTGAATGTGGTACCACTGTTTGCTTCAAGAAAGCAAGCACTAAG GTACCTGTCGGTTAGGTGGGGGATTGATCTAGCGAAAGTGGTTGTATTTGTGGGAGAAAAAGGAGATACAGATTATGAAGAACTCATGGCTGGCATACAGAAGACAGTTGTTCTGAGAGGGGCTGTTGAATGTGGCAGTGAAAGGCTTCTTCGGAGCGAAGACAGTTACAAAAGAGAAGATGTGTTCTTCCAAGATAGCCCCAACATTGTTTATGCAGAGATGAGCTATGAGGACTGTGATATTTCAGCAGTTCTGAAGCATCTCAAACTATCATGA
- the LOC106761212 gene encoding glycerophosphodiester phosphodiesterase GDPD4, which translates to MMMRSSRSRTGRRPLKLPWRNLIVVSLAIFAIVPPIFFHFRLRRFNQIRLMKCRWLNNPPLICAHGGDSSKASPNTMASYFHAIQAHADCIEIDVSRSSDGVLFALHDRDLQQLTGNDSIKVGHMNSKQIRELSLSQQSKSKFTDETILTIQDALMLTANSVRQIVLDVKVGPPFYEKELAKDVLSAVGKTQCSNCLIWAKSDNVARDVIKLSSNITVGYIVTREYSSGVRSTLLRMKGAEVVGVYHGLIDEKIVRVLHRRNKKVYAWTVDDEESMRRMLVEHVDAIITSNPTSLKGIMQDIKLQCLEEGYSIPR; encoded by the exons ATGATGATGCGAAGCTCAAGATCTAGAACGGGAAGAAGACCGTTGAAGCTTCCTTGGCGGAACCTCATCGTTGTCTCTCTCGCCATCTTCGCCATTGTTCCTccaattttcttccattttcgcCTCCGACGCTTCAACCAG ATTCGACTCATGAAGTGCCGTTGGCTCAACAATCCTCCTCTCATATGCGCGCACGGTGGCGATTCCTCCAAGGCTTCTCCGAACACC ATGGCTTCGTATTTCCACGCTATTCAGGCTCACGCGGATTGCATTGAGATCGATGTTTCTCGGTCTTCAGATGGAGTTCTGTTTGCCCTTCACGACAG GGATTTGCAGCAGTTAACTGGAAATGATAGTATAAAAGTTGGTCACATGAACTCAAAACAG ATCAGAGAGCTTAGTCTTTCTCAACAGTCTAAGTCCAAGTTTACTGATGAAACTATACTTACAATCCAAGATGCTCTGATG TTGACTGCGAATTCAGTGCGACAGATAGTTTTAGATGTCAAGGTTGGACCCCCATTTTATGAGAAAGAGCTTGCCAAAGATGTTCTCTCTGCT GTGGGGAAGACACAGTGCAGCAACTGCCTCATATGGGCCAAAAGTGACAATGTAGCAAGGGATGTAATTAAACTCTCATCAAATATTACT GTTGGCTACATTGTAACGAGGGAATATTCAAGTGGAGTTAGGTCAACTTTGTTGAGAATGAAAGGTGCGGAGGTTGTTGGTGTGTATCATGGATTGATTGATGAAAAGATCGTGAGAGTTCTGCACag GAGGAACAAAAAGGTGTATGCTTGGACagttgatgatgaagaatccATGCGAAGAATGTTGGTGGAACATGTTGATGCTATTATTACGAGCAACCCAACTTCTCTTAAAGGCATAATGCAAGATATCAAGCTTCAATGTCTTGAAGAAGGTTATTCCATACCACgctaa